In Papaver somniferum cultivar HN1 unplaced genomic scaffold, ASM357369v1 unplaced-scaffold_114, whole genome shotgun sequence, a genomic segment contains:
- the LOC113328837 gene encoding putative receptor like protein 25 — protein sequence MVIKGTTIQFKSLHSYSSGIDLSCNILEGNIPEGIGLLKGVSMLNLSHNRLSGRIPHKVGYMTGLDTLDLSFNKLSGEIPKSLTSIDSLGYFNLSNNNLSGRIPRGTHFDTLSLDGSAFAGNNLLCGFPTRNSCKSEQNVAKDSEEDDQEDASEVEDAKEKFLFYSIVALGFVAGFWGLFFILLPRKQKWWFGYWRLVDSVAIIIARYMQRN from the coding sequence ATGGTCATCAAAGGGACAACCATCCAATTTAAAAGCCTACATAGCTATAGTTCAGGAATTGATCTATCATGCAACATTCTTGAAGGAAACATCCCAGAAGGGATAGGTCTTCTGAAAGGGGTTTCCATGCTAAATCTATCACACAATCGTTTATCAGGTAGAATCCCACATAAAGTCGGATACATGACAGGTTTAGACACTTTGGATTTGAGTTTCAACAAGCTGTCTGGAGAAATCCCAAAGTCTTTAACATCAATTGACTCTCTTGGGTATTTCAACTTATCAAACAATAACCTGAGTGGCAGGATCCCTAGAGGAACTCACTTTGATACACTGAGTTTAGACGGTTCAGCATTTGCTGGTAACAATCTGTTGTGTGGTTTCCCTACTCGGAATTCTTGCAAGAGTGAACAAAACGTTGCAAAggattctgaagaagatgatcAAGAAGACGCAAGTGAAGTTGAGGACGCAAAAGAGAAGTTTTTGTTTTATAGCATTGTTGCTTTGGGGTTTGTAGCTGGATTTTGGGGCCTGTTTTTCATATTGCTTCCAAGGAAACAAAAATGGTGGTTTGGGTATTGGAGGCTTGTAGATTCAGTTGCAATTATAATTGCAAGATATATGCAAAGAAATTGA